A part of Criblamydia sequanensis CRIB-18 genomic DNA contains:
- a CDS encoding polysaccharide deacetylase family protein — MKNWVFILIFCTPLSYALAKNIVLTIDDFPMGDGPLYSLEERTDLYLKALEKQDCSAVFFCIGSHCKEEISLSCLSKLSDKGHEIANHSMNHWHLSSITLKDFEKEIKETENLLKPYSTFKKWFRYPFLDYGNQFLLGGSTRKTVQGFELLKHLQYKDAYVTINTFDWHLNERLKKSIAQGRQVNYDKLKEVYLSLINDWTDFYLELFDTHLKKEFTHTFLLHANDLNALYLEDILVLLKAKGLNFVKGEEAFEKNELSKLVSPSQRTQLMSKKPKTLDIKAIDEILEKGNVFTR, encoded by the coding sequence ATGAAAAATTGGGTTTTCATTCTCATTTTTTGTACTCCCTTATCTTATGCTCTAGCTAAAAATATTGTTTTAACCATTGATGATTTTCCAATGGGAGACGGCCCTCTTTATTCACTAGAGGAAAGAACGGATCTTTATTTAAAGGCTTTAGAAAAACAAGATTGCTCCGCCGTCTTTTTTTGCATAGGAAGCCACTGCAAGGAAGAGATTAGTTTAAGCTGTCTTTCCAAACTTAGCGATAAAGGGCATGAAATCGCCAATCACTCCATGAACCACTGGCATTTAAGTTCCATCACGCTTAAAGACTTTGAAAAAGAAATCAAAGAAACAGAAAACCTTTTAAAACCTTATTCAACTTTCAAAAAATGGTTCCGTTACCCATTTTTAGACTATGGAAATCAGTTTTTACTAGGCGGCTCGACAAGAAAAACGGTTCAAGGATTTGAGCTTTTAAAACATCTTCAGTACAAAGACGCTTATGTCACAATTAATACTTTTGACTGGCACCTAAATGAAAGGCTAAAAAAATCCATAGCCCAGGGGCGGCAAGTGAACTATGACAAGCTAAAAGAAGTCTACCTTTCCCTAATCAACGATTGGACCGATTTCTATTTAGAGCTATTTGATACCCACCTGAAGAAAGAATTTACCCATACCTTTCTTCTTCATGCAAACGATCTTAATGCCTTATACCTTGAAGATATCTTGGTGCTCCTTAAAGCGAAGGGATTAAATTTTGTTAAAGGCGAAGAGGCTTTTGAAAAAAACGAGTTATCGAAATTAGTATCCCCTTCTCAAAGAACACAATTGATGAGTAAAAAACCAAAAACCCTTGATATTAAAGCGATAGATGAAATCTTAGAAAAAGGGAACGTCTTCACAAGATAA
- a CDS encoding metal ABC transporter solute-binding protein, Zn/Mn family, translating to MPNLFRFLFLSFLFLSGLSHAEEASEEKKTVMVSILPHRFFVQKIAGDSLNIEVLVPQGVSSHTFEPTPQQMIKALKAEVWFTMGDVFEPKLQSALLSKNPNMKIVDTRKGIQLIQESCCSHGGCHVHGSDPHVWLSPKAAIIQAKTISSALIEQFPEHKEAYEKGLEGLVRELEELDKTIPAMLNGDIPFTVIVSHPAFAYYQREYGVRQVSIESEGREPTPKQLTYLLREIEKLPVNAIFMVPQHANKGAQLIAKHLGVNVIVIDPYAEDYIKNLLYITKSFHDSLKKKNVEAPSNSETEPL from the coding sequence ATGCCAAATCTTTTTCGATTCCTTTTTTTGTCTTTTCTTTTTCTTTCCGGTCTTTCTCACGCCGAAGAAGCTTCCGAAGAAAAAAAGACGGTTATGGTGAGTATTTTGCCTCATCGTTTTTTTGTTCAGAAAATTGCGGGCGATTCCCTTAATATAGAAGTTTTGGTGCCGCAGGGAGTAAGTTCCCATACCTTTGAGCCCACGCCTCAGCAAATGATTAAAGCGCTAAAAGCTGAAGTTTGGTTCACGATGGGGGATGTTTTCGAGCCTAAACTGCAATCAGCACTCCTTTCAAAAAATCCTAATATGAAAATTGTCGACACAAGAAAGGGGATTCAACTGATTCAAGAAAGCTGCTGTTCTCATGGAGGTTGCCATGTGCACGGATCAGACCCGCACGTTTGGTTAAGTCCAAAAGCTGCGATTATCCAGGCCAAAACTATATCCTCTGCACTTATCGAGCAGTTTCCTGAACATAAGGAGGCTTATGAAAAAGGATTAGAGGGGTTGGTTAGAGAGCTTGAAGAGCTTGATAAGACAATCCCGGCAATGCTTAACGGCGATATTCCTTTTACTGTTATTGTCTCCCACCCGGCTTTTGCCTATTATCAAAGGGAATATGGGGTTCGCCAAGTATCCATAGAATCGGAAGGACGGGAGCCTACACCGAAACAGCTAACCTATCTTTTAAGAGAAATTGAAAAATTGCCGGTTAATGCCATTTTTATGGTGCCTCAGCATGCTAATAAGGGGGCTCAGCTTATTGCCAAGCATCTCGGGGTGAATGTGATTGTGATCGACCCTTATGCCGAAGATTATATCAAAAATCTTCTATACATTACGAAATCGTTTCATGATTCCCTTAAGAAAAAGAATGTCGAAGCCCCTTCAAATTCCGAGACTGAACCTTTATGA
- a CDS encoding metal ABC transporter ATP-binding protein, which yields MNVAFFEDVSFYYHDGTKVLSNVNFFLKEKEFLGVIGPNGGGKTTLLKLLLGLLTPTHGRIEVFGKSPKENRQVFSYVPQHPTFDKSFPISVGELALSGRLKHLPWFGKFNKEDKKISEEALEKVGILDLKERPIGSLSGGQLQRALIARALASQPTLLILDEPTASVDKEAERKIYHLLKNLSETITIVMVTHDLSTAIQLVDRVLCVEGQVSTFKTSEVCEHFALGLYHAPLLKKNVDESSCRLQVIKEESL from the coding sequence ATGAATGTGGCCTTTTTTGAAGATGTCTCATTTTATTACCATGATGGCACAAAAGTTCTCTCTAACGTAAACTTTTTTCTTAAAGAAAAAGAGTTTTTGGGTGTGATTGGGCCTAATGGAGGAGGGAAAACAACTCTTCTTAAGCTTCTTTTAGGGCTTTTGACGCCAACGCATGGACGTATTGAAGTTTTTGGCAAGTCCCCCAAAGAAAATAGACAAGTTTTTTCTTATGTTCCGCAGCACCCGACTTTCGATAAGTCTTTTCCGATTAGCGTGGGAGAGCTCGCCCTATCCGGAAGATTAAAGCACCTTCCCTGGTTTGGAAAGTTTAATAAAGAAGACAAAAAAATTAGTGAAGAAGCCCTAGAAAAGGTCGGCATTCTTGATTTAAAGGAAAGGCCCATCGGCTCCTTATCCGGAGGTCAATTGCAGCGCGCCTTAATTGCAAGAGCGCTTGCATCTCAGCCGACGCTCCTTATTTTAGATGAGCCGACAGCAAGTGTTGACAAGGAAGCAGAGCGAAAAATCTATCATCTTCTAAAAAATCTCTCCGAAACGATTACTATAGTTATGGTCACCCATGATCTATCTACCGCCATTCAGTTAGTGGATCGAGTTCTTTGTGTTGAGGGTCAAGTGTCGACTTTTAAGACGAGCGAGGTTTGCGAACACTTTGCTTTAGGGCTCTACCACGCCCCCTTACTCAAGAAAAACGTAGATGAAAGCTCATGCCGTCTTCAGGTGATCAAAGAGGAGTCTTTATGA
- a CDS encoding metal ABC transporter permease: MTFLEALFENPLLFNACVAALLASIASGIVGSYVVVKRIAFISGGISHSVLGGIGLFLFLERVFLFSWATPLAGAFLSAIVSAIIIGLIHIYRKEREDSVIAALWSIGMALGVIFIAMTPGFNVELNNFLVGNILWVTDSDLYILALLDAVILITVFFLHQRFLAVCFDEDQAYLQEQNVPILYLTLLVLTGITVVLLIEVVGIILVMTMLTIPAAIAGSFTKRLSHMMILATLFSALFSAVGILIAFEWDFPVGATIALVAGLSYVLSLIFSKRPLMKKAGIKPA; this comes from the coding sequence ATGACTTTTTTAGAAGCGTTATTTGAAAACCCGCTCCTTTTTAATGCTTGTGTGGCTGCCCTTTTAGCCTCCATTGCAAGCGGCATAGTAGGGTCCTATGTAGTCGTTAAAAGAATCGCCTTTATAAGCGGCGGGATTTCCCACTCTGTTCTTGGAGGCATTGGTTTATTCCTTTTCCTGGAGAGAGTTTTTCTGTTTTCCTGGGCAACACCCCTTGCAGGGGCATTTCTATCAGCTATTGTTTCAGCGATCATCATCGGTTTGATCCACATTTACCGCAAAGAGCGTGAAGACTCTGTGATCGCAGCGCTCTGGTCCATCGGGATGGCCCTTGGCGTTATATTTATTGCCATGACCCCCGGGTTTAATGTAGAATTAAATAATTTTCTTGTCGGTAATATTTTGTGGGTAACCGATAGCGACCTTTATATACTGGCTCTTTTAGACGCTGTCATTTTAATCACTGTTTTTTTCTTGCATCAAAGGTTCCTGGCTGTCTGCTTTGATGAAGACCAAGCTTACCTTCAAGAGCAAAATGTCCCAATCCTTTATTTAACGCTTCTTGTCTTAACAGGCATAACGGTGGTTCTTCTTATAGAAGTCGTCGGGATTATCCTTGTTATGACCATGTTAACGATCCCGGCTGCCATCGCCGGAAGTTTTACCAAGCGCCTTTCTCATATGATGATCTTGGCCACTCTTTTCTCTGCTTTATTTTCAGCGGTCGGGATTTTAATCGCTTTTGAATGGGATTTTCCGGTCGGTGCAACGATTGCTCTTGTAGCCGGGCTTTCTTATGTGCTGTCACTTATTTTTTCGAAAAGGCCTTTAATGAAAAAAGCAGGCATAAAGCCTGCTTAA
- a CDS encoding NAD(P)/FAD-dependent oxidoreductase, translated as MAKPKVIIVGAGFGGLNAAKGLRKAPIDLLVLDKTNHHLFQPLLYQVATAALSPANISSPIREILRNQKNTTVLMSAIEKVLPHEKLIVSANDEKFPYDVLVLATGSRHSYFGHPEWEKYAPGLKTIPDAIKIRERILLSFELAERASDPSVAEKYLRFIIVGGGPTGVELAGSVAEIAHKTLFNNFRRIIPSQAKIFLIEGESEILKAFPLKLRKKAHAMLAKMGVRIITSTHVTKVVENGIYIGDDFMESFNIIWAAGNNAPSLLRTLNAPLDRMGRVIVEKDLSLPGHPEIFVIGDSAQVKDEKGEPLPGIAPVALQQGQYVANIIRKKIPKENRKPFKYFDKGTMATIGKSKAIVALWKAQFAGLFAWLLWCFIHILYLISFKNRILVAAQWLFSFLTGGRQVRLIQKPIYDEHDAIFQSRRKMKQLQKKYFSDKDFFK; from the coding sequence ATGGCAAAACCCAAAGTAATTATTGTTGGCGCAGGTTTTGGCGGATTAAATGCCGCAAAAGGCTTAAGGAAAGCTCCTATAGATCTTCTTGTCTTGGATAAAACGAACCACCATCTTTTTCAACCCCTTCTCTATCAAGTAGCAACAGCTGCCTTATCCCCTGCCAACATCTCTTCCCCGATTAGAGAAATTTTACGGAATCAAAAAAATACGACTGTCTTAATGAGCGCGATAGAGAAAGTTTTACCTCATGAAAAACTCATTGTTTCAGCAAACGATGAAAAGTTTCCTTATGATGTTTTAGTTCTTGCTACCGGGTCGAGGCATTCCTATTTTGGCCATCCCGAATGGGAAAAGTATGCACCCGGTTTAAAAACAATCCCCGATGCCATTAAAATCAGGGAGCGTATTCTACTCTCGTTTGAGCTTGCAGAACGGGCAAGCGACCCTTCGGTTGCTGAAAAATACCTACGCTTCATCATCGTCGGAGGGGGGCCAACCGGGGTTGAACTTGCAGGATCGGTTGCTGAAATCGCCCATAAAACCCTTTTTAATAACTTTAGAAGAATCATCCCTTCGCAAGCTAAAATCTTTTTAATTGAAGGCGAGTCCGAAATATTAAAAGCGTTTCCCTTAAAGCTTCGTAAAAAAGCCCACGCCATGCTTGCAAAAATGGGGGTCCGCATCATCACCTCCACCCACGTGACAAAAGTTGTCGAAAATGGCATTTATATCGGCGATGACTTTATGGAAAGTTTCAACATCATATGGGCTGCCGGAAATAACGCCCCCTCTCTTCTTAGAACCTTAAATGCCCCTCTTGATAGAATGGGAAGAGTGATTGTTGAAAAGGATTTAAGCTTACCCGGTCACCCTGAGATTTTTGTGATCGGAGACTCAGCCCAGGTAAAAGATGAAAAGGGAGAGCCTCTTCCTGGAATCGCTCCTGTCGCTTTGCAACAAGGCCAATATGTAGCTAATATCATCCGAAAAAAAATCCCTAAAGAGAATAGAAAACCCTTTAAATACTTTGATAAAGGGACTATGGCCACCATCGGTAAATCAAAGGCCATTGTTGCCTTATGGAAAGCTCAGTTTGCCGGGTTATTTGCCTGGCTTCTCTGGTGCTTTATCCACATTCTCTACCTGATTTCTTTTAAAAATAGAATCCTTGTGGCTGCTCAATGGCTTTTTTCCTTCCTTACAGGCGGCCGGCAAGTCAGACTCATTCAAAAGCCTATCTATGATGAGCATGACGCCATTTTCCAATCGAGAAGAAAGATGAAACAGCTTCAAAAAAAATATTTTTCAGATAAAGATTTTTTTAAATAA
- a CDS encoding DUF1761 domain-containing protein — protein MLTLTGISPVALVLATLFNMILGYFWYHPRFLGGPWIDAHGFREDALKGNVKSYVGALVVGLIMAWVVGVFVYSLQASTISQALELAFFMWLGFIATAHFSGVIWAKKPIEVYLIDASFYLVSLAGMTLIFTLLK, from the coding sequence ATGCTTACCTTAACTGGAATATCGCCTGTTGCGCTTGTTTTGGCAACTCTTTTTAATATGATTTTAGGTTATTTTTGGTACCACCCAAGATTTCTTGGCGGTCCTTGGATTGACGCTCATGGTTTTAGAGAAGATGCTTTGAAAGGAAATGTTAAATCTTATGTCGGGGCGCTTGTGGTCGGTCTTATTATGGCCTGGGTTGTCGGGGTGTTTGTCTACTCCCTTCAAGCATCAACGATTTCTCAAGCTCTTGAACTTGCGTTTTTTATGTGGCTTGGTTTTATAGCAACAGCTCACTTTTCAGGTGTTATCTGGGCCAAAAAACCCATCGAAGTTTATTTAATCGATGCTTCTTTTTACTTGGTCTCACTAGCTGGAATGACTTTAATTTTCACTTTGCTTAAGTAA